Part of the Rhodoflexus caldus genome, TTGCGGCAAGCAGCAGGCTGCTGATAATGAAAAAAAATCGGGAGAGGCAGTGCATAAACGATTGGTCTGTTCCGATACATAGTTAAGCAAAAAAATTCGCTTACTGCTATTGTCTGTTATTTCACCAACCGATTGTGGTCAGTGATTACCTGTTTGAGAAATTCAAAAGCATTGGTTTCATTAAAGCTGTTCAATCCAAACCTCTCGAGCAGTTTATTGGCTGCTGCCTCTACCACGGCTCGGTTGCCGTTTCGGCGAAAGGCATAGAGCACATCTTTGATAAGGGCAATATCGGCATCGGTGAGTTGTGCTGCCTGCGGGTATTGTGGCAGCACATCTTCCGTGGGGGATGGTGCAGGCATGGCGAGTTTCATATTGCCTTCTCCTACGTAAACAACCGTTGTGCCGGCTGCCATATCGCCCAAACGCTGCCCTTTGCCGCCAATGGCAATGGTAAACAATGCCAACAGGCCGCCCATCATTCGCAGTTCTACTAAGCCGAGCAGCCAGCGAAACAGATAGTTACCCAAGGTAACGGCCTCTCCGTCCGTTCGCACAACCCTGATTTTCATGACCTTTTTGCCAAAACTTTGTCCTTCCATAAAAACCTCGCAAAGCAGGTCGTATAAAAACCAAGGCATAATCAGGCCAACCGTTATCCATGTGCTATCCCACAATTCCGTATTAAACGTTTTGTCAAGCATGTAATTGATGCCGCTTAACAGAATGAAATAAGAAATAATCACCAACACGTCGAACAGGTAGGCAAGCAGGCGGTCGCCAAGGCTGGCCAGCCTGTATTCAATGGTTACGTTTTGGGAAGTCCTGACACGGATAACTTGCATTATCAGACAACAGCGGTTTCTTCTGATTTTTTATGGCCGACCAACAGGTTTTTTCTTTTCAGAATGGTTTCCAGCAGTTTAACAGACTGTTCGCCCTGAAATACGTCAAACGGAAAATACAAAAACTGTGCTTTTGAAAGTACAAACAAGAAGCCTTCTTTCTTTTTCTCTACGCGCTGAATTTTGTTCCACTCTATAATGAAGCCCTCTTTGTCGGTTTTCATTACTTTAATGGCACGGCTGTCAATTTCATAGCGCAGTCTTTCAAAAAGAAGCTTGGACTGTTCCAGTTGCGTAACGGCTGTGAATTGAATAAACCAGAAAAGCAAGTACAGTACAATGAGCAAAAGTGCGATAAAAATAGACCAGCCGAGCGTGTCTTTGTAAAAAACGGGAATCAGCAGCACTGCTGCCGGTACGAGCCAAGCCCACCACCATTCGCGGGCGATGTTGAGCATGGCAAATTTGATGTACTGGTTTTTGTCAAATTGAAATTTCTTGGTTTTGATAATCATAGTTCGGTAATGATTGTAGCATGAATAATGTTGTCAGCAGGCTTTGAGGCTGAGGTCTAATATTTTGGCCGAGTGGGTAAGAGCACCCATCGAGATAAAATCTACGCCTGTGGCAGCAATTTGCGGCAGTTCTTCGAGTGTAATGCCGCCGGATGCTTCGGTTTGGCAACGGTTGCCAATGAGTTGCACCGCCTCCCGCATGGTTGGTATATCCATATTGTCCAGCATGATAACATCTACGCCGCCTACCTGCAAGGCCTCTTCCACCTCTGCCAAGCTGCGGGTTTCTACTTCTATGCGTATGGAAAGTCCCTTGGCTTGTTTGTATGCCAATGCTGCCTTTACGGCGTTAGTGATACCCCCGGCATAGTCAATATGATTGTCTTTCAGCATAATCATATCATAAAGCCCAAACCTGTGATTGGTTGCGCCACCGATGAAGGTTGCCCATTTCTCAATCATGCGAAAGTTGGGGGTGGTTTTGCGGGTGTCCAAAATGCGGGCTTTGTAGCCTTTGACCATCTGAACGGCTTTATGTGTTTGTGTGGCGATGCCGCTCATGCGCTGCATACAGTTCAACACAAGGCGTTCGGCTTGCAAAATGGCGCGGGCATTTCCCTGCACAATAAAAGCAACGTCGCCGCGGCGGATGGGGCTTCCGTCTTGCAGCAGCGTAGTAACTTCTATTCGGCCAACGTGGCGGAAAATAATTTCGGCTAAGGTTACTCCTGCCAGAATACCGTCGCTTTTAACCAACAGTCGTGCTTTGCCTTCTGCTTCGGCGGGAACTGCGGCAAGAGAGGAATGGTCGCCTGCATTGGCACCTGTTCCCAAGTCTTCTTCAAATGCGCTGTCTATCAGCCGGGCAAGCGCCTGCGGGGTTACGTAAGGAGGTATCACACCGCAAAAATAGCAAATGTCGGCCTAATTGTTGTTTTCCTTGCCGTCGTCCTTGCTAAAGTCAATGGCATCTATTACGTAGTTGCCGTTTTGTTGTTTGAGCTTCATAAACACACGGAAAGAACCAGCCTTGTTGTTGCGGTCGCGGCAGGTGTATTTGCCAATGGCATAATGCAAATTGCTTTCTTTGGAGCTGCCTTCGTGGATATACTCAAAATTTTGGGGAGGGTTGTCGCGAAAGAACTCTTTGAGGATGTATTCAGCTTGTGTTTTGCTGTAATCTTTGGCGTTGGCCTTGCTCATATTGGCATCCTGAATCTTCAACTCAACCAAGGTGTTGAAATGCCGGGCTAATTCTTTGGAGTCGCCTGCTTTGATAGCAGTTTTGGCGCTGGTGATAATTTCTGCCTGTGCCCGAGATTCCAGATTAATCAGACAGGTTGCAGCCAGCAAGCAGATGAACAGTAAGCAGCGTAGTGTTGTCGCATACATGGTGTTGCAGCAGTTAAGCAGGGGTAAAAAGTATGTCTTCTAAAATGATGCCAATCGGGTTGCTAAATGGTACTAAATTACGCGCAGCGGCTTATTTATACAAATTATTTCGGGGATAAAAATCCTGATTATCAGGCATCATCGGGGTCGGGTAGCATTTCAATATCGTGTATCAGCACTTTGCGTGCAATGGCTTGTCCGGTAGGTGTAGCCGCAAGGCCGCCGAGAGCAGTTTCTTTGTAGCGGGTTTCCATGCTTTGCCCTACTTCGCCAAGTACGCCGACACATTCATCTACGGGTATCACGGCATTGAAATTTGCTATTGCAATTTGTGCGGAAGAGTAGGCGATAGCTGCCGCACTTGCGTTGCGCACAATGCAGGGCATTTCTACCAGCCCGGCAATGGGGTCGCAAATCAGCCCAAGCATGCACTGGATGGTGATGGCTACGGCATTGAAAACTTGGTCAATATCACTGCCGAGACTGTACACAATCGCACCTGCGCCCATGGCTGCTGCCGTGCCCGTTTCTGCCTGACAACCGCCTACTGCGCCCGCAATAGATGCGTTGCGCTCAATGATGAGGGCGATGCCTGCGGCTACCAGCATGGCTTCAATAATTTTTTCGTCGGAAAGATTGTGCAATTCTTGCAGGGTATATAAGATGCCGGGCAGTATGCCTGATGCGCCGGCCGTGGGTGCTGCTACGATACGCCCCATGCAGGCGTTTACTTCTTTGGCAGCCAATGCACGGGCAATCAGGCGCTGAAATTCGGGTGAAAGTACGGTAACGGGGCTGTTATATACTTTTTTGCCGCCGTTTTGCACCATTCCCGAGCGCGAAGTCATGTCTTCGGTCAGCCCTGTTTCCACTGCATCGCGCATTACGCGGTAGGCGCGCATCAGCCCTTCGCGAATATCGGATTCGGTAGCGCCTTTTTGGGCGATTTCATAGCCTATAACCGGCTCAAAAAGCGGTTTGCCTGTTGCAAGGCAATACTCTTTCCAGCTTTTAAAATCGTCAAACAGGATGCTCATGGTTGCTTATTGTTTTTTCACTTCTGCCAAAAATACGCGTTGTGTTACAGTATGCCTTGTTTGCGGGTTTAAAAATTCGGGTGTCAGCATGGAAACATGGTATTTTTCAAACGTTTGCAGCGGGCGCACTTTTACGGGCAACTGTTGCAACTCCCGCATCCCCAATGTGTCGGTGTAAACGTAGCAACTGCCGCCATTGAGTTGAGCGATAACTTCTTCTGCGCTTTTCAGTTTTGGCACAACATGCTGTACTTTAAAGTCGAGCGAGTGCATAAATAGTTCCTGATGATTGTCGGTCAGGCGTGAAAGTGCCCAAAGCCGATTGACGGGGATGTTGTTTTGCAGCACGTAATTGCCCACGGCGCTGCCTCCTTGGTAGTGGAAAAGTTCGGGATATACCTGTATGTTCAGCGTGGCGCACAGGGTGATAATGCCTGTTACAGATGGCCCTAATAAGCTCTGCATGACCGTTTGCGGACTGAAAGAGAACAGCGACCACAGGAAAAACAACAGTGCCCAGCCACTCCAAAACCACCATTCGCGGGTAGGGGTTGCCCAAAAAACCAGCAACAGTGCCGCTACGCAAAGCAGAAATCCCAGCAGCGACTGTACAAAGCGCATGACTTTAAATTCGGCCTGTGCAGCGTGAGCCATCAGATAGTCGGCATAAACACCTGTGAGTACGGCCCCGAGCGGAAATACAACGAACGTGTAGTGCGGCAACTGGTAGCGCGACAGAGATAGAGCAAAGAAAGGAAGCAGAAAGCCGCCCAATGAAATCACCTCAACAGCCTGCCTGCGCGCTAATTGGCGGAAGTGGAACACGAGCGCCGCAACAAAGAGGATAACCCACGGCAGAAAACTCCATAAAAAATTTTGTGCCTGAAAGAAGATATCCACATCGTTTACCCACTCGTTTTCACCTGTGATGCGCCCGAAACTTTGTTTCCAGAAATAGAAATAAGGCCCTTCCATGCCGTATTGGGCATACAATCCCCAAACCATGGGCGCGAGCATAGCCGCAACAATGAGCAGGAGTAGCAGCCACTGCGGGCGGAAGAAGTCAGACCATCGGCGTTGATAGACAAACTGCGTAGCAAATGCCAGCACAGGTACGGCAAGGCCAATCGGCCCTTTGGCAAGCAGCGCACAACCCAGCCCAAATCCGCCGCCGAGCAGGTAAAACCAACCGCCTTTTTTGCCGGATGCTTGCAATGCCAGCCATTCGCTGATTTGCCAGATGCTGAAAATAACCCATCCGGTGAGCATGGTGTCAGTTCGCACATCGCGGTGTATGAGGAAAAAGGCCATTGAAGAGGCAATGATTAACGCAGCACTGTAAGCCGCGCGGCGATTGTAGTACAGCAAAGCAAACCGATAGGTAGCGTATACCCCCAGCAAGGAAACCAGAATGGGAATAAGCCTGTAAGTAAAGTTGCTGACTCCCAACAGTTTGAACGTTAGTGCAGCCAGCCAGAAAAGCAGCGGCGGTTTGTCTAAGTAGTTCTCGCCTCTGTCTTTTATTTGCAGCCATTCTCCCGTTTCGGCTATTTCCCGCGAGATAGCGGCATATTGGGCTTCATCAATATCCATCACTTCCAAAAAAGCGCCGGCAGCATACACGAGCGCAATTGCAATAAACGGAATCCGGCTATCGGTCAGAATGTTATTTTTCATCATTGGCAGCTTGCTGAATTGCATTGCAAAGTAACGTTGCTTTTTGCTGAAAGGCCTGCAAAAGTTCGGCAGAAAGGCGGTCTGATTCGTTGATTAAATTTTCCGACAACTTTTGTAAGTCGTATGCTTGCAAGGCCTCCAAGTGCGGATGCAGTTTATGTTTGGCGCGTCTGGCTTGTTCTATGTCGCCGTTTTGCAGGGCTTCGGCAAACCGATTGAAATAATCTTGCAGTTCGCGTGCGGTCAGGTTCAGAATATATTTCATAAATTTGACATCACCATTGGCCGACTCCCTGAAAAAGTCCAGATTGTATTCGTTCAAATCCATAGCAAAACGGGTTTAAGTTTTTTCTGATTATGCGCTGCCTGATAGTTGATGATGATAATATTACAGCCGAGATGATAGCGGAGTTTGCACGTCGGGAAAATATATTTTCCGAAGTAAGCACCTGTAACCATCCGGTAACAGCCTTGTCAATCTTGGAAAAAGGCAATTACGACGTGCTCTTTCTGGACATAGAGATGCCCGATATGAGCGGCTTGGAATTATTGCAGGCACTCAATCAACCCGTGCTTTGCATTTTGATAACCTCTAAAACGGAACATGCCATTGAAGCCT contains:
- a CDS encoding ArnT family glycosyltransferase; translated protein: MMKNNILTDSRIPFIAIALVYAAGAFLEVMDIDEAQYAAISREIAETGEWLQIKDRGENYLDKPPLLFWLAALTFKLLGVSNFTYRLIPILVSLLGVYATYRFALLYYNRRAAYSAALIIASSMAFFLIHRDVRTDTMLTGWVIFSIWQISEWLALQASGKKGGWFYLLGGGFGLGCALLAKGPIGLAVPVLAFATQFVYQRRWSDFFRPQWLLLLLIVAAMLAPMVWGLYAQYGMEGPYFYFWKQSFGRITGENEWVNDVDIFFQAQNFLWSFLPWVILFVAALVFHFRQLARRQAVEVISLGGFLLPFFALSLSRYQLPHYTFVVFPLGAVLTGVYADYLMAHAAQAEFKVMRFVQSLLGFLLCVAALLLVFWATPTREWWFWSGWALLFFLWSLFSFSPQTVMQSLLGPSVTGIITLCATLNIQVYPELFHYQGGSAVGNYVLQNNIPVNRLWALSRLTDNHQELFMHSLDFKVQHVVPKLKSAEEVIAQLNGGSCYVYTDTLGMRELQQLPVKVRPLQTFEKYHVSMLTPEFLNPQTRHTVTQRVFLAEVKKQ
- a CDS encoding YcxB family protein; protein product: MIIKTKKFQFDKNQYIKFAMLNIAREWWWAWLVPAAVLLIPVFYKDTLGWSIFIALLLIVLYLLFWFIQFTAVTQLEQSKLLFERLRYEIDSRAIKVMKTDKEGFIIEWNKIQRVEKKKEGFLFVLSKAQFLYFPFDVFQGEQSVKLLETILKRKNLLVGHKKSEETAVV
- the nadC gene encoding carboxylating nicotinate-nucleotide diphosphorylase; amino-acid sequence: MIPPYVTPQALARLIDSAFEEDLGTGANAGDHSSLAAVPAEAEGKARLLVKSDGILAGVTLAEIIFRHVGRIEVTTLLQDGSPIRRGDVAFIVQGNARAILQAERLVLNCMQRMSGIATQTHKAVQMVKGYKARILDTRKTTPNFRMIEKWATFIGGATNHRFGLYDMIMLKDNHIDYAGGITNAVKAALAYKQAKGLSIRIEVETRSLAEVEEALQVGGVDVIMLDNMDIPTMREAVQLIGNRCQTEASGGITLEELPQIAATGVDFISMGALTHSAKILDLSLKAC
- a CDS encoding RDD family protein; this translates as MQVIRVRTSQNVTIEYRLASLGDRLLAYLFDVLVIISYFILLSGINYMLDKTFNTELWDSTWITVGLIMPWFLYDLLCEVFMEGQSFGKKVMKIRVVRTDGEAVTLGNYLFRWLLGLVELRMMGGLLALFTIAIGGKGQRLGDMAAGTTVVYVGEGNMKLAMPAPSPTEDVLPQYPQAAQLTDADIALIKDVLYAFRRNGNRAVVEAAANKLLERFGLNSFNETNAFEFLKQVITDHNRLVK
- the sdaAA gene encoding L-serine ammonia-lyase, iron-sulfur-dependent, subunit alpha encodes the protein MSILFDDFKSWKEYCLATGKPLFEPVIGYEIAQKGATESDIREGLMRAYRVMRDAVETGLTEDMTSRSGMVQNGGKKVYNSPVTVLSPEFQRLIARALAAKEVNACMGRIVAAPTAGASGILPGILYTLQELHNLSDEKIIEAMLVAAGIALIIERNASIAGAVGGCQAETGTAAAMGAGAIVYSLGSDIDQVFNAVAITIQCMLGLICDPIAGLVEMPCIVRNASAAAIAYSSAQIAIANFNAVIPVDECVGVLGEVGQSMETRYKETALGGLAATPTGQAIARKVLIHDIEMLPDPDDA
- a CDS encoding DUF4783 domain-containing protein — translated: MYATTLRCLLFICLLAATCLINLESRAQAEIITSAKTAIKAGDSKELARHFNTLVELKIQDANMSKANAKDYSKTQAEYILKEFFRDNPPQNFEYIHEGSSKESNLHYAIGKYTCRDRNNKAGSFRVFMKLKQQNGNYVIDAIDFSKDDGKENNN